A single genomic interval of Lacrimispora sphenoides JCM 1415 harbors:
- a CDS encoding menaquinone biosynthesis decarboxylase: MSYRGLQDFIHKLEERGELIRVTEKVSPLLEITEITDRVCKSESNDGKALLFEHVEGSPYPVLMNAFGTDKRMALSLGADNLDDIAAEIGAYLDFGNYTSLLKLISFSPKLLRLLCCFPFRSRFHVKRPSCQEVIEREPDLEQLPVLHCWPHDGGRFFTLPLVFTKYPDTKLQNIGMYRMQVLDSKTTAMHWQKHKDGAGIYEAYRKKGCPMPVSVALGCDPAVTYASTAPLPPKLDEMMLAGFLRKRPVKMVKCITNDLYVPEDAEFVLEGYVDPQEELVWEGPFGDHTGYYSLADWYPKFHVTTITRKKHPVYPATVVGKPPMEDCYMAKATERIFLPVLKTAIPELQDIHLPFEGVFHNCAVISVKSSYPGAARTVMNAIWGMGQMRTAKMIVAVDETIDPCDAAAVWQEVLRYAHPEEDFVVSKGPLDALDHSSDYPLYGGRLGIDATSRGKEAFTKGALEIVPISKEQPWGGRKKALSMLEEKKASLILVVDEDVDPSDHSTVMWRVFNNIDVTRDMFTDGRRAAFDATRKRLEEGLSRPWPEDIVMTDEIKNKVSAKWSAYGIDHRKNSK, from the coding sequence ATGTCATACCGAGGACTACAGGATTTTATTCATAAATTGGAAGAGAGAGGGGAACTGATCCGGGTGACGGAGAAAGTATCCCCTCTCCTGGAAATAACAGAGATTACAGACAGGGTCTGCAAGTCAGAAAGTAATGATGGCAAAGCGCTTTTGTTTGAACATGTGGAGGGCTCTCCCTATCCGGTGCTGATGAACGCCTTTGGCACCGATAAGCGGATGGCCCTTTCTCTTGGAGCGGATAACTTAGACGATATTGCAGCGGAAATAGGTGCCTATCTGGATTTTGGGAATTATACATCGCTTTTAAAGCTGATCTCCTTTTCGCCAAAGCTCCTGCGCCTGTTATGCTGCTTTCCTTTCAGGAGCCGTTTTCATGTCAAAAGGCCCAGCTGCCAGGAGGTTATAGAGAGGGAACCAGACTTAGAGCAGCTGCCGGTTCTGCATTGCTGGCCTCATGACGGAGGGCGTTTCTTTACACTTCCCCTTGTTTTTACAAAATATCCTGATACAAAGCTTCAAAACATAGGCATGTACCGGATGCAGGTGCTGGATTCCAAGACAACGGCCATGCACTGGCAGAAACACAAGGATGGGGCCGGTATTTACGAAGCATACAGAAAGAAGGGCTGTCCTATGCCCGTATCCGTTGCACTTGGATGTGACCCGGCTGTGACATATGCTTCCACAGCTCCTCTTCCGCCGAAACTGGATGAGATGATGCTGGCCGGATTCTTAAGAAAAAGGCCGGTAAAAATGGTGAAATGCATTACCAACGATCTCTATGTGCCGGAGGATGCAGAATTTGTACTGGAGGGCTATGTAGATCCTCAGGAAGAACTGGTCTGGGAAGGACCTTTCGGTGATCATACCGGATATTATTCCCTGGCGGACTGGTATCCTAAATTTCATGTTACAACGATTACCCGTAAAAAACATCCTGTCTATCCTGCCACCGTAGTGGGCAAACCTCCTATGGAAGACTGCTATATGGCAAAGGCTACAGAACGCATCTTCCTTCCCGTATTAAAGACAGCGATTCCCGAGCTGCAGGATATCCATTTACCATTTGAAGGAGTCTTCCATAACTGCGCAGTGATATCGGTGAAATCATCCTATCCGGGAGCTGCCAGAACTGTCATGAACGCCATATGGGGCATGGGACAGATGAGAACGGCAAAGATGATCGTGGCGGTCGATGAAACCATAGATCCCTGTGATGCGGCAGCTGTCTGGCAGGAAGTCTTGCGCTACGCCCATCCGGAGGAGGATTTTGTAGTCAGCAAAGGGCCGTTAGACGCTCTGGATCACTCTTCCGATTATCCATTGTATGGCGGACGGCTTGGTATAGATGCCACCAGCAGAGGGAAAGAAGCCTTTACAAAAGGAGCACTTGAAATCGTTCCTATCAGCAAGGAACAGCCCTGGGGAGGAAGGAAAAAAGCCCTTTCCATGCTGGAAGAAAAAAAGGCTTCTCTCATTTTAGTTGTGGACGAGGATGTAGACCCGTCAGATCATTCCACAGTCATGTGGCGGGTATTTAATAATATCGACGTTACCAGAGATATGTTTACGGATGGCAGGCGGGCGGCTTTCGATGCTACAAGAAAGCGTCTGGAGGAGGGACTTTCCCGTCCCTGGCCGGAAGATATCGTGATGACGGATGAAATCAAAAATAAGGTGTCAGCGAAATGGAGTGCTTATGGGATTGATCATAGGAAAAATAGTAAATAA
- a CDS encoding UbiA-like polyprenyltransferase, with translation MGLIIGKIVNKLNEYGKLVMFSHTIFSLAFAAVALLAVSGGLPDPKVVFWAALAFLSARTGANALNRVVDARIDAKNPRTASRQIPKGQIGKKETLVLVAACFLVMVFSASRLNLLCLLLSPLALFLMTIYSYTKRFTWTCHLVLGITCACAPVGAWLAVTGKFSLIPLFFGAANCLWTAGFDIIYGSQDYEFDKANGLHSIPVQFGVRGGLWISTLFHVAALLCLCIAGVLLYPQFGVLYGTGLGIIAVLMVIQHRLVSPDHLENVNISSYSISQITSIVLLVFGTLDVYL, from the coding sequence ATGGGATTGATCATAGGAAAAATAGTAAATAAATTAAATGAATACGGGAAGCTGGTCATGTTCAGCCATACCATCTTTTCCCTGGCCTTTGCTGCAGTGGCCCTGCTTGCTGTTTCCGGCGGCCTGCCGGATCCAAAAGTCGTATTCTGGGCTGCCCTAGCCTTTTTAAGCGCCAGAACAGGTGCTAATGCCTTAAACCGGGTAGTGGATGCCAGGATCGACGCCAAAAACCCCAGAACAGCAAGCCGCCAGATTCCAAAGGGACAGATCGGAAAAAAAGAAACCCTGGTCCTGGTGGCAGCCTGCTTTCTGGTTATGGTATTCAGCGCCTCCCGTTTAAACCTGCTATGTCTCCTCCTTTCCCCTCTGGCTTTGTTCCTGATGACAATCTACTCCTACACGAAACGATTTACCTGGACATGCCATCTGGTTCTGGGTATCACATGCGCCTGCGCTCCCGTAGGAGCCTGGCTGGCGGTAACGGGGAAGTTTTCCCTGATACCGCTTTTCTTTGGTGCTGCCAACTGCCTATGGACTGCGGGATTCGATATTATCTACGGCTCTCAGGATTATGAATTTGATAAGGCAAACGGACTCCATTCCATTCCTGTGCAGTTTGGCGTGAGAGGCGGGTTATGGATCAGTACCCTGTTCCATGTGGCTGCACTGCTTTGCCTGTGTATTGCCGGAGTACTGCTCTATCCCCAGTTTGGTGTGCTCTATGGAACCGGCCTGGGGATTATCGCGGTTCTTATGGTGATTCAGCACCGGCTGGTATCACCGGATCATCTGGAAAATGTCAATATTTCGTCCTACAGCATCAGCCAGATCACCAGTATCGTGCTTCTGGTCTTCGGAACTCTGGATGTATACTTATAA